Part of the uncultured Desulfobacter sp. genome, TTTCAGCCAGGACCTTCCCAAGATCAATACACTCAATGACTACCGCCCGGCCATTGTGACCAATGTCTTCTCCGACGACGGCAGAAAAATCGGTGAGTTCTACAAAGAGCGCAGAATCGTTGTGCCGTTGTCGGACATGCCGGCCAACCTGCTCAATGCCTTTGTGGCGGCAGAGGATTCCCGGTTCAGGGAACACCCCGGCATTGATGTAAAATCCATTGTCCGGGCGTTCATTAAAAATTTTAAGGCCGGTTCCATCGTCCAGGGGGGCTCCACCATCACCCAGCAGGTGACCAAATCGTTTCTGCTGAGTCCGGAAAGGACCTATGAACGCAAGGTCAAAGAGGCGATTCTCGCCTACAAAATTGAAAAGAAGCTCTCCAAAGATGAAATACTTTTCCTGTATTTAAACCAGATCTACCTGGGGCATGGCGCCTACGGTGTTGAAGCGGCATCTGAGAACTATTTCGGCAAACATGTCAAGGACCTGACCTTGGCTGAATGTGCCGTGCTGGCAGGTCTGCCCCAGGCACCCAGTCGCTACAGTCCCTTTCACCATCCGGAACTGGCCCGGCAGCGCCAGGTGTATACCCTGAATCGCATGAAAGAGGAGGGCATGATCTCCAACCTGGAGGCCACCGAGGCCCTGAACGCCAAACTGGATATCAAGCCCCGGAAAAACTGGTTCATCGAACGGGTGCCCTGCTACACCGAACATGTCAGGCGGTATGTTGAAAAAAAATACGGCAAGGATATGCTCTACACCCAGGGGTTGAGCATTCATACGGCCGTGAACATTGAACTGCAGAAAATAGCCCGGGATGCAGTGAATCAAGGTCTGTTGGACCTGGATAAACGCTGCGGCTACCGGGGGCCGATAAAAAATATACCCGCCCTCCAGGTGGAAGATTTCAGCCGCAGCGTTGCCGAAGAACTGGACGGAAGTCGCCCGGTCAAAGGCGAGGTGTACAAAGGAGTTGTCCTGAAGGTGGACGATCACAACGGGGTGACCCGTGTCAGGGTCGGCAATGTCACAGGCATCATTCGGCTGGACACCATGAAATGGGCCAGAAAACCAAACTCCAAGGTCTCCTACCACTATGCCCAAATTAAAAAGCCCTCCCAGGCCTTAAAAAACGGGGATGTCATCTATCTGGACGTCCTTGAGGAGATGACGGCCGAAAAGGAATATGAATTCGCCCTGTACCAGGAGCCTGTTGCCCAGTCGGCACTTTTGAGCATTGAGGCTGAAACCGGGCATGTCAAAGCCATGATCGGCGGGAGGGACTTCCGGGACTCCCAGTTCAACCGGGCGATCCAGTCTAGACGCCAACCGGGTTCCGCATTTAAGCCCATTCTATACGCGGCGGCCCTGGATAAGGGATACACACCGGCCACGACCATCATTGATTCGCCTGTGGTGTATGAGGACAAGATCCATGACAGGGTGTGGAAACCCAATAACTATGCACATAAATTCTACGGCCCCACCTTGCTGCGCCAGGCCTTAACCAAATCCAGGAACATTGTCAGTATTAAAATTCTCCAGGATATCGGCATCAGTTATGTCATCAACTATGCAAAAAAACTTGGCATCACCTCTCCATTGGCCCAGGATCTCTCCATATCCCTTGGATCTTCCGGGGTTTCCCTGCTTGAATTAACCAAGGCATATTCCGTATTTTCCAATTTAGGATATCTGATTGAACCGGTGTTTATTACTGGGATTTATGACCGGGACAACAGACTTCTGGAGTCTTCCCGGCTGATCCGTAAAAAGGTCATTGATATGGGTACGGCCTATCTTATGACCAATCTGCTTGAGAGTGTGGTACAGGCCGGTACCGGCCAGCGGGTTAAAGCCTTGAACCGGCCTGCGGCC contains:
- a CDS encoding PBP1A family penicillin-binding protein; translation: MTKQQSRTQILKKRSRKKEKSIWLSFFMWVFILFILAVIAGCAAMTAGFYYFSQDLPKINTLNDYRPAIVTNVFSDDGRKIGEFYKERRIVVPLSDMPANLLNAFVAAEDSRFREHPGIDVKSIVRAFIKNFKAGSIVQGGSTITQQVTKSFLLSPERTYERKVKEAILAYKIEKKLSKDEILFLYLNQIYLGHGAYGVEAASENYFGKHVKDLTLAECAVLAGLPQAPSRYSPFHHPELARQRQVYTLNRMKEEGMISNLEATEALNAKLDIKPRKNWFIERVPCYTEHVRRYVEKKYGKDMLYTQGLSIHTAVNIELQKIARDAVNQGLLDLDKRCGYRGPIKNIPALQVEDFSRSVAEELDGSRPVKGEVYKGVVLKVDDHNGVTRVRVGNVTGIIRLDTMKWARKPNSKVSYHYAQIKKPSQALKNGDVIYLDVLEEMTAEKEYEFALYQEPVAQSALLSIEAETGHVKAMIGGRDFRDSQFNRAIQSRRQPGSAFKPILYAAALDKGYTPATTIIDSPVVYEDKIHDRVWKPNNYAHKFYGPTLLRQALTKSRNIVSIKILQDIGISYVINYAKKLGITSPLAQDLSISLGSSGVSLLELTKAYSVFSNLGYLIEPVFITGIYDRDNRLLESSRLIRKKVIDMGTAYLMTNLLESVVQAGTGQRVKALNRPAAGKTGTTNDLHDAWFMGFTPRYTTGVWVGLDQGAPIGRGETGSRAASPIWLDYMQHALEGKSVREFTVPEGIISVKIDADTGLLPSAQSENTIFESFKEGTEPTEHTPSPDEVLSTEELFKEEF